The Amycolatopsis sp. QT-25 genomic sequence TAGAGCGGCACCTGCGGGCCCGGCGAGTTCGTGATCAGCACGTTGAAGATGCGCCCCGACATCGATCCGGCCACCCGCGCGCCCAGCGAATGCAGCGTCGCCGGCGCGAACCCGCCGACCGTCAGCAGCCCGCGTGCCGCGACCGAACGGCCGGAGTCGAGGTGGTCCGCCATCGCGTGGCCGATGTGCTGCAACCGCAGGACCGCGTTCGGCTCGCCCACCGGAAGATCCACCAGATAGGCGTCGACCTGGTTCCCGACCAAGGCCGGCGTCGAGTATTCGGCCGTCTCGGCGTCGCGGACGGCCATCGGCACCAGCGCGCGCACGGTCGTCGTCGCGGTCAGGTGCGAACCTCGGGAAAGCAGCCATTCCCGCAACGCGCCGGTGATCACCGCGAGCACGACGTCGTTGACCGTGCCTCCGTGGTTCGCGCGGACCTCGCGGAAGTCCTCCAGCCGCGTTCGGACGACGGCGAACACGCGACCGCCGGAGGTGCGGACGTTGAGCGGCCCGGACGGTGCCGGATGCACCATCGTCTTCAGCGCCGACGCGACGTCACCGACCGTTTCGGAGACCTTGCCCGCCATCGCGGTGGCGTCGTGGGCGATGGACCGGACGTTCTCCACCAGCTCCGTCGGCCGCTGCACGGTCTCGGCGACCGCGTCGAGGATCAGCTGGGTGCGGCTCGGTTCCCGGCGCGGCTGCCAGTTGTCGTCGACCGGTTCCGGCTCCTGCGGGGTGGCGTCGAGGATCAGCTGCCCGAGATCGATGGTGCCCAGCCCGTCCACGACCGATTGGTGCGTCTTGGTCACCAGCGCGACGCGGTCCCCCGCGAGCCCCTCGACGAAGTACGCCTCCCAGAGTGGCCTTCCCAGGTCGAGCCGCCTCGACATCAGCCGCGCCACGAGCTCGAAGAGCTGGCCGTCGGAGCCCGGCTGCGGCAGCGCGGACCGGCGGACGTGGTAGTTCAGGTCGAAGTCGACGTCGTCGGCCCACACCGGCCGGGCGAGATGCCCCGGCACCTCCAGCACCCGTTGCCGGTAGCGCGGCAGGAACGCCAGGCGCTGCCCGACGAGGTCCAGCAGCTGCTCGTGGCCGAAGCCGTCGCGCGGTCGCTCGAAGATCGCCACCCCGCCGACGTGCATGGGGGTCGAGTGGTCTTCCACGTACAGGAACGAGGCGTCGAGCGCGGAAAGGCGGTCGGGCATGGGCCGATCCTTACACAGTGGGACACTCGCCGGTGTGGGTGATGAGTCGGTGATCTCGCCGAAGGACCGGTTCCTGACGGTGTACGGGCGCAAACCGGTGCTCGAGGCGCTGGACGACACGACGCTCGAGGTGGACAAGGTGATTCTCGCCGACACCGT encodes the following:
- a CDS encoding wax ester/triacylglycerol synthase family O-acyltransferase — its product is MPDRLSALDASFLYVEDHSTPMHVGGVAIFERPRDGFGHEQLLDLVGQRLAFLPRYRQRVLEVPGHLARPVWADDVDFDLNYHVRRSALPQPGSDGQLFELVARLMSRRLDLGRPLWEAYFVEGLAGDRVALVTKTHQSVVDGLGTIDLGQLILDATPQEPEPVDDNWQPRREPSRTQLILDAVAETVQRPTELVENVRSIAHDATAMAGKVSETVGDVASALKTMVHPAPSGPLNVRTSGGRVFAVVRTRLEDFREVRANHGGTVNDVVLAVITGALREWLLSRGSHLTATTTVRALVPMAVRDAETAEYSTPALVGNQVDAYLVDLPVGEPNAVLRLQHIGHAMADHLDSGRSVAARGLLTVGGFAPATLHSLGARVAGSMSGRIFNVLITNSPGPQVPLYAGQAKMVEMFPVMPLVRNQALAIGVTSYHGGVYFGLNGDRKAVSDVDLLAGMIEESLEELKGAHW